From one Paramormyrops kingsleyae isolate MSU_618 chromosome 1, PKINGS_0.4, whole genome shotgun sequence genomic stretch:
- the LOC111842909 gene encoding reduced folate transporter-like isoform X1: protein MVELVSGQEGGLLPKTQESQRWRWPVALLCFYGFMVQLKPGEPFITPYLLSPEKNFTQEQVTNEINPVLSYSYMAVLVPVFLLTDFLRYKPVLVLQSLSHISIWLLLLLGTTLLQMQLMEFFYGITMAARVAYSSYIFSLVPSELYQRVAGYSRSAVLLGVFSSSVLGQLCVSLAGLSFRTLSSISLAFVSFSLLLAVSLPWPHRSMYFNMAKCEARPKLAPVNPGSPAPASACSPLSCFRSSMLFQMLKELRNVVRVPGLRLWCLWWIFNSTGYYLVLFYAHVLWNKVYPATENTKVYNGAVEAASTLLGAMTSFVASFVKIRWSLWSELVIGIITALQASLLFLMGTTDSIWACYIAYTLFRGFYQFLVPIAIFQIASALSKELCALVFGVNTFLGTILKTIITIIVVDKRGLGLAVHPQFMVYFFYFALLTLVYLTCAAWVIAKHKCEWREGRATAEAMPTELTPMETIAID from the exons ATGGTGGAGCTGGTATCTGGCCAGGAGGGCGGCCTACTCCCCAAAACCCAAGAGTCACAGCGATGGAGGTGGCCAGTGGCTCTGCTCTGCTTTTACGGCTTCATGGTGCAACTAAAGCCTGGGGAGCCCTTCATTACGCCCTACCTGCTCAGCCCTGAAAAGAACTTCACCCAGGAGCAG GTGACCAATGAGATCAACCCGGTGCTGTCCTACTCCTATATGGCAGTTTTGGTTCCAGTCTTCCTGTTGACAGACTTCCTGCGCTACAAGCCGGTTCTGGTCCTGCAGAGCCTGAGTCACATTTCCATCTGGCTACTGCTGCTTCTGGGCACCACCCTGCTGCAGATGCAGTTGATGGAGTTCTTCTACGGCATCACCATGGCGGCGCGTGTAGCCTACTCCTCCTACATCTTCTCACTGGTGCCTTCTGAGTTGTACCAGCGGGTGGCGGGGTACTCGCGCTCTGCGGTCCTGCTTGGTGTCTTTTCCAGCTCAGTGCTGGGCCAGCTATGTGTATCTCTGGCCGGCCTGTCCTTCCGGACACTAAGTTCCATTTCCCTGGCCTTTGTCAGCTTCAGCCTGCTTCTGGCTGTCTCCCTCCCCTGGCCTCATCGCAGCATGTACTTCAACATGGCAAAGTGCGAAGCCAGGCCAAAGCTGGCCCCAGTGAATCCCGGCAGCCCTGCTCCTGCCTCCGCCTGCTCCCCGCTGTCATGCTTCAGGAGCTCCATGCTCTTCCAGATGCTGAAGGAGCTCCGTAATGTGGTCAGGGTGCCAGGCCTGCGACTCTGGTGCCTCTGGTGGATCTTCAATTCTACTGGGTATTACCTGGTGCTGTTTTACGCACATGTCCTGTGGAACAAGGTGTACCCGGCTACTGAGAACACGAAAGTCTACAATGGTGCGGTGGAGGCAGCCTCTACCCTGCTTG GGGCCATGACATCCTTTGTGGCCAGTTTTGTGAAGATCCGATGGAGCCTGTGGTCGGAGCTGGTGATTGGCATCATCACGGCCTTGCAGGCCAGCCTGCTGTTTCTTATGGGCACTACAGACAGTATTTGGGCCTGCTACATTGCCTACACACTCTTCAGGGGCTTCTACCAGTTCCTGGTGCCCATTGCTAT CTTCCAAATCGCCTCAGCTCTCTCCAAAGAGCTGTGTGCCCTAGTGTTTGGAGTGAACACCTTTCTGGGAACCATCTTGAAgaccatcatcaccatcatcgtGGTGGACAAGCGGGGGCTTGGACTGGCTGTTCATCCCCAG TtcatggtttattttttttacttcgCCCTACTCACCTTGGTCTACTTgacctgtgctgcctgggtCATTGCCAAACACAAATGTGAGTGGAGAGAGGGCAGGGCCACTGCTGAGGCCATGCCCACTGAGCTGACCCCCATGGAGACCATTGCCATAGACTAA
- the LOC111842909 gene encoding reduced folate transporter-like isoform X2, with the protein MVELVSGQEGGLLPKTQESQRWRWPVALLCFYGFMVQLKPGEPFITPYLLSPEKNFTQEQVTNEINPVLSYSYMAVLVPVFLLTDFLRYKPVLVLQSLSHISIWLLLLLGTTLLQMQLMEFFYGITMAARVAYSSYIFSLVPSELYQRVAGYSRSAVLLGVFSSSVLGQLCVSLAGLSFRTLSSISLAFVSFSLLLAVSLPWPHRSMYFNMAKCEARPKLAPVNPGSPAPASACSPLSCFRSSMLFQMLKELRNVVRVPGLRLWCLWWIFNSTGYYLVLFYAHVLWNKVYPATENTKVYNGAVEAASTLLGAMTSFVASFVKIRWSLWSELVIGIITALQASLLFLMGTTDSIWACYIAYTLFRGFYQFLVPIAIWTWESFGFYISQNSLL; encoded by the exons ATGGTGGAGCTGGTATCTGGCCAGGAGGGCGGCCTACTCCCCAAAACCCAAGAGTCACAGCGATGGAGGTGGCCAGTGGCTCTGCTCTGCTTTTACGGCTTCATGGTGCAACTAAAGCCTGGGGAGCCCTTCATTACGCCCTACCTGCTCAGCCCTGAAAAGAACTTCACCCAGGAGCAG GTGACCAATGAGATCAACCCGGTGCTGTCCTACTCCTATATGGCAGTTTTGGTTCCAGTCTTCCTGTTGACAGACTTCCTGCGCTACAAGCCGGTTCTGGTCCTGCAGAGCCTGAGTCACATTTCCATCTGGCTACTGCTGCTTCTGGGCACCACCCTGCTGCAGATGCAGTTGATGGAGTTCTTCTACGGCATCACCATGGCGGCGCGTGTAGCCTACTCCTCCTACATCTTCTCACTGGTGCCTTCTGAGTTGTACCAGCGGGTGGCGGGGTACTCGCGCTCTGCGGTCCTGCTTGGTGTCTTTTCCAGCTCAGTGCTGGGCCAGCTATGTGTATCTCTGGCCGGCCTGTCCTTCCGGACACTAAGTTCCATTTCCCTGGCCTTTGTCAGCTTCAGCCTGCTTCTGGCTGTCTCCCTCCCCTGGCCTCATCGCAGCATGTACTTCAACATGGCAAAGTGCGAAGCCAGGCCAAAGCTGGCCCCAGTGAATCCCGGCAGCCCTGCTCCTGCCTCCGCCTGCTCCCCGCTGTCATGCTTCAGGAGCTCCATGCTCTTCCAGATGCTGAAGGAGCTCCGTAATGTGGTCAGGGTGCCAGGCCTGCGACTCTGGTGCCTCTGGTGGATCTTCAATTCTACTGGGTATTACCTGGTGCTGTTTTACGCACATGTCCTGTGGAACAAGGTGTACCCGGCTACTGAGAACACGAAAGTCTACAATGGTGCGGTGGAGGCAGCCTCTACCCTGCTTG GGGCCATGACATCCTTTGTGGCCAGTTTTGTGAAGATCCGATGGAGCCTGTGGTCGGAGCTGGTGATTGGCATCATCACGGCCTTGCAGGCCAGCCTGCTGTTTCTTATGGGCACTACAGACAGTATTTGGGCCTGCTACATTGCCTACACACTCTTCAGGGGCTTCTACCAGTTCCTGGTGCCCATTGCTAT ATGGACATGGGAATCCTTTGGTTTCTACATATCCCAGAATTCTCTCCTATGA